The Hylaeus volcanicus isolate JK05 unplaced genomic scaffold, UHH_iyHylVolc1.0_haploid 12192, whole genome shotgun sequence genome contains a region encoding:
- the LOC128882822 gene encoding peptidyl-tRNA hydrolase ICT1, mitochondrial — protein MNIVGRQCLRIFKSDQTQQGLCNILGRTLAYKSAVSLDKLYPTSNLKLYTPTFVPEDPNAKFDGYIPLQEIDITYSRSSGAGGQHVNRTNTKVDVRFQIQNAKWLSEEIKEKLTNKYKSKLTKEGYLIIKSELTRSQQLNLADALEKLRSMIREVIKPPPEVSQESLEMKRKQRLRAARERLYEKRMHSESKRSRQTSLDF, from the exons atgaatatcgTTGGTCGACAATGtcttagaatttttaaatctgacCAAACTCAACAGGGTCTCTGTAATATTCTTGGAAGAACACTTGCTTATAAAAGTGCTGTGTCCCTTGACAAATTGTATCCGACAAGTAACCTAAAACTTTACACACCAACCTTT GTTCCTGAAGATCCAAATGCGAAATTCGATGGCTATATACCCTTACAAGAAATTGATATAACGTATAGCCGTAGTAGCGGCGCTGGAGGACAACATgtaaatcgtacaaatactaaAGTAGATGTGAGGTTCCAAATACAAAATGCTAAATGGTTATcggaagaaattaaagaaaaattaacaaataag TATAAATCCAAACTTACCAAGGAAGgttatttaataatcaaatCAGAATTAACTAGATCGCAACAATTGAATTTAGCTGAtgctttagaaaaattaagatCAATGATTCGAGAAGTCATAAAGCCACCACCAGAGGTATCTCAAGAGTCtttagaaatgaaacgaaaacaaCGACTTAGAGCAGCAAGAGAAAGACTTTATGAAAAACGAATGCATTCTGAAAGTAAAAGATCTAGACAAACTTCATTAGATTTCTAG
- the LOC128882827 gene encoding uncharacterized protein LOC128882827 has protein sequence MSEVFAEHIADSLLDCSIHSEDSDEIIEDSDSDVGPRRRSRAVPLQDSSDPDDSDNSTDCEMPPESHNYRGVWSDVDEIPNIPDFTGEPGQKIFPTDKKSIKEVVELFIGNDLFELMINESNIYYLQNKDNVSETSKMSKWRDITLAEMKKCLGLIIMMGQVKKDIKDEY, from the coding sequence ATGAGTGAAGTTTTTGCTGAGCATATTGCTGACTCTCTATTGGATTGTTCCATACATTCAGAAGATTCTGATGAGATAATCGAGGATAGCGATAGTGATGTGGGTCCAAGAAGACGATCAAGAGCTGTTCCACTACAGGATTCAAGCGATCCCGATGATTCCGATAATTCCACTGATTGTGAAATGCCCCCAGAATCGCATAATTACAGAGGAGTATGGTCAGATGTTGATGAAATTCCCAACATACCAGATTTTACTGGTGAGCCTGGCCAAAAGATTTTTCCGACTGATAAGAAAAGCATCAAAGAAGTcgtcgaattatttattggcaatgatttgtttgaattaatGATCAATGAATCAAATATCTATTACCTGCAAAATAAGGACAATGTGAGTGAGACGAGTAAAATGTCAAAGTGGCGTGATATCACTCTAGCGGAGATGAAAAAATGTCTGGGTCTAATTATAATGATGGGACAGGTAAAGAAGGATATAAAAGATGAGTACTGA